A genomic region of Cuculus canorus isolate bCucCan1 chromosome 24, bCucCan1.pri, whole genome shotgun sequence contains the following coding sequences:
- the RBBP5 gene encoding retinoblastoma-binding protein 5 isoform X2 — protein sequence MNLELLESFGQNYPEEADGTLDCISMALTCTFNRWGTLLAVGCNDGRIVIWDFLTRGIAKIISAHIHPVCSLCWSRDGHKLVSASTDNIVSQWDVLSGDCDQRFRFPSPILKVQYHPRDQNRVLVCPMKSAPVMLTLSDSKHVVLPVDDDSDLNVVASFDRRGEYIYTGNAKGKILVLKTETQDLVASFRVTTGTSNTTAIKSIEFARKGSCFLINTADRIIRVYDGREILTCGRDGEPEPMQKLQDLVNRTPWKKCCFSGDGEYIVAGSARQHALYIWEKSIGNLVKILHGTRGELLLDVAWHPVRPIIASISSGVVSIWAQNQVENWSAFAPDFKELDENVEYEERESEFDIEDEDKSEPEQTGADAAEDEEVDVTSVDPIAAFCSSDEELEDSKALLYLPIAPEVEDPEENPYGPPPDAVQSSLADEGLGSEKKRQSSSDGPQAPKKKPKTTNIELQGVPNDEVHPLLGVKGDGKSKKKQAGRPKGSKGKDKDSPFKPKLYKGDRGALPLEGAAKGKVQAELGQPLTAGGAISELL from the exons ATGAACCTGGAGCTGCTCG AGTCTTTCGGCCAGAACTACCCCGAG GAGGCTGACGGGACGCTGGACTGCATCAGCATGGCGCTCACCTGCACCTTCAACCGGTGGGGGACGCTGCTGGCCGTGGGCTGCAACGACGGGCGTATCGTCATCTGGGATTTCCTGACCAGGGGCATCGCTAAGATCATCAGCGCCCACATCCACCCTGTCTGCTCCCTCTG CTGGAGTCGAGATGGTCACAAACTGGTGAGTGCATCGACCGATAACATTGTGTCGCAGTGGGATGTGCTCTCTGGAGACTGTGACCAGAGGTTTCGATTTCCTTCGCCTATCTTGAAAGTTCAGTACCACCCTCGAGACCA aaacagagttttggtttgtCCCATGAAGTCAGCGCCAGTGATGCTAACATTGTCAGACTCCAAACACGTTGTCCTGCCTGTGGATGATGACTCTGATCTCAATGTCGTGGCCTCCTTTGACAGACGAGGGGAATACATTTATACGGGCAATGCCAAGGGGAAG ATCTTGGTCTTAAAAACAGAGACTCAGGATCTTGTTGCATCCTTCAGAGTGACAACTGGAACCAGTAACACTACAGCTATTAAATCGATTGAGTTTGCGCGGAAGGGAAG ctgctttttaatAAACACAGCTGACCGGATAATCAGGGTGTACGATGGCCGTGAAATTCTGACTTGTGGACGGGATGGGGAACCGGAACCCATGCAGAAGCTGCAGGATTTAGTGAACAG GACACCGTGGAAGAAGTGCTGCTTCTCTGGTGACGGTGAATACATAGTGGCAGGATCAGCGCGACAGCATGCCCTGTACATATGGGAGAAGAGTATTGGAAACCTAGTGAAAATCCTCCACGGCACCAGAGGAGAGCTGCTCTTGGATGTAGCA TGGCATCCAGTCCGACCGATCATAGCTTCTATCTCGAGTGGTGTGGTGTCAATATGGGCTCAGAATCAAGTG GAAAACTGGAGTGCCTTTGCGCCTGACTTCAAAGAGCTGGATGAAAATGTAGAATATGAAGAGAGGGAGTCAGAGTTTGACATTGAAGACGAAGATAAGAGTGAACCAGAACAGACAG GTGCCGATGctgcagaagatgaagaagTGGATGTAACCAGCGTGGATCCCATCGCAGCCTTCTGTAGCAG TGATGAAGAACTGGAGGACTCCAAGGCTCTGCTTTACTTGCCCATTGCTCCTGAAGTTGAAGATCCAGAAGAAAACCCCTATGGACCTCCGCCAGATGCAGTTCAGAGTTCTTTAGCTGATGAGGGTCTAGGCTCTGAGAAGAAGAGGCAGTCCTCCTCTGATGGACCTCAGGCTCCGAAGAAGAAACCCAAAACCACCAACATCGAACTACAAGGAGTACCTAATGATG AAGTCCATCCGCTGCTGGGTGTGAAGGGAGATGGTAAATCCAAGAAGAAGCAAGCAGGCAGGCCTAAAGGATCAAAAGGTAAAGACAAAGATTCTCCATTTAAACCGAAACTCTACAAAGGGGACAGAGGTGCTTTACCTCTGGAAGGAGCAGCGAAGGGTAAAGTGCAGGCGGAGCTGGGACAGCCTTTGACAG CAGGTGGTGCAATCTCAGAATTGCTATGA
- the RBBP5 gene encoding retinoblastoma-binding protein 5 isoform X1, whose protein sequence is MNLELLESFGQNYPEEADGTLDCISMALTCTFNRWGTLLAVGCNDGRIVIWDFLTRGIAKIISAHIHPVCSLCWSRDGHKLVSASTDNIVSQWDVLSGDCDQRFRFPSPILKVQYHPRDQNRVLVCPMKSAPVMLTLSDSKHVVLPVDDDSDLNVVASFDRRGEYIYTGNAKGKILVLKTETQDLVASFRVTTGTSNTTAIKSIEFARKGSCFLINTADRIIRVYDGREILTCGRDGEPEPMQKLQDLVNRTPWKKCCFSGDGEYIVAGSARQHALYIWEKSIGNLVKILHGTRGELLLDVAWHPVRPIIASISSGVVSIWAQNQVENWSAFAPDFKELDENVEYEERESEFDIEDEDKSEPEQTGADAAEDEEVDVTSVDPIAAFCSSDEELEDSKALLYLPIAPEVEDPEENPYGPPPDAVQSSLADEGLGSEKKRQSSSDGPQAPKKKPKTTNIELQGVPNDEVHPLLGVKGDGKSKKKQAGRPKGSKGKDKDSPFKPKLYKGDRGALPLEGAAKGKVQAELGQPLTGKEPSVSVVGLLGGLALYRPQLNILIEFDLPRWHLLFKHSAAVKDRRNMTFFEVEVFIVFVVKLIPRPVLLHRESTRGL, encoded by the exons ATGAACCTGGAGCTGCTCG AGTCTTTCGGCCAGAACTACCCCGAG GAGGCTGACGGGACGCTGGACTGCATCAGCATGGCGCTCACCTGCACCTTCAACCGGTGGGGGACGCTGCTGGCCGTGGGCTGCAACGACGGGCGTATCGTCATCTGGGATTTCCTGACCAGGGGCATCGCTAAGATCATCAGCGCCCACATCCACCCTGTCTGCTCCCTCTG CTGGAGTCGAGATGGTCACAAACTGGTGAGTGCATCGACCGATAACATTGTGTCGCAGTGGGATGTGCTCTCTGGAGACTGTGACCAGAGGTTTCGATTTCCTTCGCCTATCTTGAAAGTTCAGTACCACCCTCGAGACCA aaacagagttttggtttgtCCCATGAAGTCAGCGCCAGTGATGCTAACATTGTCAGACTCCAAACACGTTGTCCTGCCTGTGGATGATGACTCTGATCTCAATGTCGTGGCCTCCTTTGACAGACGAGGGGAATACATTTATACGGGCAATGCCAAGGGGAAG ATCTTGGTCTTAAAAACAGAGACTCAGGATCTTGTTGCATCCTTCAGAGTGACAACTGGAACCAGTAACACTACAGCTATTAAATCGATTGAGTTTGCGCGGAAGGGAAG ctgctttttaatAAACACAGCTGACCGGATAATCAGGGTGTACGATGGCCGTGAAATTCTGACTTGTGGACGGGATGGGGAACCGGAACCCATGCAGAAGCTGCAGGATTTAGTGAACAG GACACCGTGGAAGAAGTGCTGCTTCTCTGGTGACGGTGAATACATAGTGGCAGGATCAGCGCGACAGCATGCCCTGTACATATGGGAGAAGAGTATTGGAAACCTAGTGAAAATCCTCCACGGCACCAGAGGAGAGCTGCTCTTGGATGTAGCA TGGCATCCAGTCCGACCGATCATAGCTTCTATCTCGAGTGGTGTGGTGTCAATATGGGCTCAGAATCAAGTG GAAAACTGGAGTGCCTTTGCGCCTGACTTCAAAGAGCTGGATGAAAATGTAGAATATGAAGAGAGGGAGTCAGAGTTTGACATTGAAGACGAAGATAAGAGTGAACCAGAACAGACAG GTGCCGATGctgcagaagatgaagaagTGGATGTAACCAGCGTGGATCCCATCGCAGCCTTCTGTAGCAG TGATGAAGAACTGGAGGACTCCAAGGCTCTGCTTTACTTGCCCATTGCTCCTGAAGTTGAAGATCCAGAAGAAAACCCCTATGGACCTCCGCCAGATGCAGTTCAGAGTTCTTTAGCTGATGAGGGTCTAGGCTCTGAGAAGAAGAGGCAGTCCTCCTCTGATGGACCTCAGGCTCCGAAGAAGAAACCCAAAACCACCAACATCGAACTACAAGGAGTACCTAATGATG AAGTCCATCCGCTGCTGGGTGTGAAGGGAGATGGTAAATCCAAGAAGAAGCAAGCAGGCAGGCCTAAAGGATCAAAAGGTAAAGACAAAGATTCTCCATTTAAACCGAAACTCTACAAAGGGGACAGAGGTGCTTTACCTCTGGAAGGAGCAGCGAAGGGTAAAGTGCAGGCGGAGCTGGGACAGCCTTTGACAGGTAAGGAACCCAGCGTGAGCGTCGTTGGCTTGCTTGGTGGCCTTGCTTTGTACAGACCCCAACTTAATATACTCATAGAGTTTGATCTTCCCAGATGGCACTTGCTCTTTAAacattcagctgctgtcaaGGATAGGCGAAACATGACGTTTTTTGAAGTGGAAGTGTTTATAGTATTCGTAGTAAAACTAATTCCCAGGCCTGTGCTATTGCATAGAGAGAGCACGAGGGGTTTGTGA
- the RBBP5 gene encoding retinoblastoma-binding protein 5 isoform X3 encodes MNLELLESFGQNYPEEADGTLDCISMALTCTFNRWGTLLAVGCNDGRIVIWDFLTRGIAKIISAHIHPVCSLCWSRDGHKLVSASTDNIVSQWDVLSGDCDQRFRFPSPILKVQYHPRDQNRVLVCPMKSAPVMLTLSDSKHVVLPVDDDSDLNVVASFDRRGEYIYTGNAKGKILVLKTETQDLVASFRVTTGTSNTTAIKSIEFARKGSCFLINTADRIIRVYDGREILTCGRDGEPEPMQKLQDLVNRTPWKKCCFSGDGEYIVAGSARQHALYIWEKSIGNLVKILHGTRGELLLDVAWHPVRPIIASISSGVVSIWAQNQVENWSAFAPDFKELDENVEYEERESEFDIEDEDKSEPEQTGADAAEDEEVDVTSVDPIAAFCSSDEELEDSKALLYLPIAPEVEDPEENPYGPPPDAVQSSLADEGLGSEKKRQSSSDGPQAPKKKPKTTNIELQGVPNDEVHPLLGVKGDGKSKKKQAGRPKGSKGKDKDSPFKPKLYKGDRGALPLEGAAKGKVQAELGQPLTGGAISELL; translated from the exons ATGAACCTGGAGCTGCTCG AGTCTTTCGGCCAGAACTACCCCGAG GAGGCTGACGGGACGCTGGACTGCATCAGCATGGCGCTCACCTGCACCTTCAACCGGTGGGGGACGCTGCTGGCCGTGGGCTGCAACGACGGGCGTATCGTCATCTGGGATTTCCTGACCAGGGGCATCGCTAAGATCATCAGCGCCCACATCCACCCTGTCTGCTCCCTCTG CTGGAGTCGAGATGGTCACAAACTGGTGAGTGCATCGACCGATAACATTGTGTCGCAGTGGGATGTGCTCTCTGGAGACTGTGACCAGAGGTTTCGATTTCCTTCGCCTATCTTGAAAGTTCAGTACCACCCTCGAGACCA aaacagagttttggtttgtCCCATGAAGTCAGCGCCAGTGATGCTAACATTGTCAGACTCCAAACACGTTGTCCTGCCTGTGGATGATGACTCTGATCTCAATGTCGTGGCCTCCTTTGACAGACGAGGGGAATACATTTATACGGGCAATGCCAAGGGGAAG ATCTTGGTCTTAAAAACAGAGACTCAGGATCTTGTTGCATCCTTCAGAGTGACAACTGGAACCAGTAACACTACAGCTATTAAATCGATTGAGTTTGCGCGGAAGGGAAG ctgctttttaatAAACACAGCTGACCGGATAATCAGGGTGTACGATGGCCGTGAAATTCTGACTTGTGGACGGGATGGGGAACCGGAACCCATGCAGAAGCTGCAGGATTTAGTGAACAG GACACCGTGGAAGAAGTGCTGCTTCTCTGGTGACGGTGAATACATAGTGGCAGGATCAGCGCGACAGCATGCCCTGTACATATGGGAGAAGAGTATTGGAAACCTAGTGAAAATCCTCCACGGCACCAGAGGAGAGCTGCTCTTGGATGTAGCA TGGCATCCAGTCCGACCGATCATAGCTTCTATCTCGAGTGGTGTGGTGTCAATATGGGCTCAGAATCAAGTG GAAAACTGGAGTGCCTTTGCGCCTGACTTCAAAGAGCTGGATGAAAATGTAGAATATGAAGAGAGGGAGTCAGAGTTTGACATTGAAGACGAAGATAAGAGTGAACCAGAACAGACAG GTGCCGATGctgcagaagatgaagaagTGGATGTAACCAGCGTGGATCCCATCGCAGCCTTCTGTAGCAG TGATGAAGAACTGGAGGACTCCAAGGCTCTGCTTTACTTGCCCATTGCTCCTGAAGTTGAAGATCCAGAAGAAAACCCCTATGGACCTCCGCCAGATGCAGTTCAGAGTTCTTTAGCTGATGAGGGTCTAGGCTCTGAGAAGAAGAGGCAGTCCTCCTCTGATGGACCTCAGGCTCCGAAGAAGAAACCCAAAACCACCAACATCGAACTACAAGGAGTACCTAATGATG AAGTCCATCCGCTGCTGGGTGTGAAGGGAGATGGTAAATCCAAGAAGAAGCAAGCAGGCAGGCCTAAAGGATCAAAAGGTAAAGACAAAGATTCTCCATTTAAACCGAAACTCTACAAAGGGGACAGAGGTGCTTTACCTCTGGAAGGAGCAGCGAAGGGTAAAGTGCAGGCGGAGCTGGGACAGCCTTTGACAG GTGGTGCAATCTCAGAATTGCTATGA
- the RBBP5 gene encoding retinoblastoma-binding protein 5 isoform X5 — MNLELLESFGQNYPEEADGTLDCISMALTCTFNRWGTLLAVGCNDGRIVIWDFLTRGIAKIISAHIHPVCSLCWSRDGHKLVSASTDNIVSQWDVLSGDCDQRFRFPSPILKVQYHPRDQNRVLVCPMKSAPVMLTLSDSKHVVLPVDDDSDLNVVASFDRRGEYIYTGNAKGKILVLKTETQDLVASFRVTTGTSNTTAIKSIEFARKGSCFLINTADRIIRVYDGREILTCGRDGEPEPMQKLQDLVNRTPWKKCCFSGDGEYIVAGSARQHALYIWEKSIGNLVKILHGTRGELLLDVAWHPVRPIIASISSGVVSIWAQNQVENWSAFAPDFKELDENVEYEERESEFDIEDEDKSEPEQTGADAAEDEEVDVTSVDPIAAFCSSDEELEDSKALLYLPIAPEVEDPEENPYGPPPDAVQSSLADEGLGSEKKRQSSSDGPQAPKKKPKTTNIELQGVPNDEVHPLLGVKGDGKSKKKQAGRPKGSKAGGAISELL, encoded by the exons ATGAACCTGGAGCTGCTCG AGTCTTTCGGCCAGAACTACCCCGAG GAGGCTGACGGGACGCTGGACTGCATCAGCATGGCGCTCACCTGCACCTTCAACCGGTGGGGGACGCTGCTGGCCGTGGGCTGCAACGACGGGCGTATCGTCATCTGGGATTTCCTGACCAGGGGCATCGCTAAGATCATCAGCGCCCACATCCACCCTGTCTGCTCCCTCTG CTGGAGTCGAGATGGTCACAAACTGGTGAGTGCATCGACCGATAACATTGTGTCGCAGTGGGATGTGCTCTCTGGAGACTGTGACCAGAGGTTTCGATTTCCTTCGCCTATCTTGAAAGTTCAGTACCACCCTCGAGACCA aaacagagttttggtttgtCCCATGAAGTCAGCGCCAGTGATGCTAACATTGTCAGACTCCAAACACGTTGTCCTGCCTGTGGATGATGACTCTGATCTCAATGTCGTGGCCTCCTTTGACAGACGAGGGGAATACATTTATACGGGCAATGCCAAGGGGAAG ATCTTGGTCTTAAAAACAGAGACTCAGGATCTTGTTGCATCCTTCAGAGTGACAACTGGAACCAGTAACACTACAGCTATTAAATCGATTGAGTTTGCGCGGAAGGGAAG ctgctttttaatAAACACAGCTGACCGGATAATCAGGGTGTACGATGGCCGTGAAATTCTGACTTGTGGACGGGATGGGGAACCGGAACCCATGCAGAAGCTGCAGGATTTAGTGAACAG GACACCGTGGAAGAAGTGCTGCTTCTCTGGTGACGGTGAATACATAGTGGCAGGATCAGCGCGACAGCATGCCCTGTACATATGGGAGAAGAGTATTGGAAACCTAGTGAAAATCCTCCACGGCACCAGAGGAGAGCTGCTCTTGGATGTAGCA TGGCATCCAGTCCGACCGATCATAGCTTCTATCTCGAGTGGTGTGGTGTCAATATGGGCTCAGAATCAAGTG GAAAACTGGAGTGCCTTTGCGCCTGACTTCAAAGAGCTGGATGAAAATGTAGAATATGAAGAGAGGGAGTCAGAGTTTGACATTGAAGACGAAGATAAGAGTGAACCAGAACAGACAG GTGCCGATGctgcagaagatgaagaagTGGATGTAACCAGCGTGGATCCCATCGCAGCCTTCTGTAGCAG TGATGAAGAACTGGAGGACTCCAAGGCTCTGCTTTACTTGCCCATTGCTCCTGAAGTTGAAGATCCAGAAGAAAACCCCTATGGACCTCCGCCAGATGCAGTTCAGAGTTCTTTAGCTGATGAGGGTCTAGGCTCTGAGAAGAAGAGGCAGTCCTCCTCTGATGGACCTCAGGCTCCGAAGAAGAAACCCAAAACCACCAACATCGAACTACAAGGAGTACCTAATGATG AAGTCCATCCGCTGCTGGGTGTGAAGGGAGATGGTAAATCCAAGAAGAAGCAAGCAGGCAGGCCTAAAGGATCAAAAG CAGGTGGTGCAATCTCAGAATTGCTATGA
- the TMEM81 gene encoding transmembrane protein 81 gives MKTVWKSFILGIFPCAFYLPLVASVGKVTVPAELMTVAVKVAVKSTPCSVTCGMGFKIEELCEITPDGEKRDCTLRRTDCLTSWLCGTLYFTIPVGKFFQISCLTLGTDSFANRTCKWGLARGLITTKDELFKPFENPDSFVKFSPVRESDAGTYRCDVRMLKTLRIIKRIYFGVRVIWNDYMELNFRKSLTREQELAANKEEGGTENTTHEEVQEQQRFGQKELIYEYLVGIGSGVAVGVLVSVALCYLKKILRRRAVRKQAEV, from the coding sequence ATGAAGACCGTGTGGAAGAGCTTTATCCTTGGGATATTCCCTTGTGCTTTCTACCTGCCGTTGGTAGCTTCTGTTGGAAAAGTTACCGTCCCAGCAGAGTTGATGACAGTTGCAGTGAAAGTTGCAGTCAAAAGCACCCCCTGCAGCGTCACCTGTGGGATGGGCTTCAAGATAGAGGAGTTGTGTGAGATCACTCCTGACGGAGAGAAGAGGGATTGTACCCTGCGCAGGACTGACTGCCTGACCAGCTGGCTTTGTGGTACCCTGTACTTCACCATCCCTGTAGGTAAATTTTTCCAGATCAGCTGCCTGACCTTGGGCACAGACAGCTTTGCTAACCGAACCTGTAAGTGGGGGCTTGCCCGTGGCCTCATCACCACAAAGGATGAACTCTTCAAACCTTTTGAAAACCCCGATTCCTTTGTCAAGTTTTCCCCTGTCAGGGAGTCTGATGCAGGGACTTACCGATGTGATGTGCGGATGCTGAAGACATTGAGAATCATCAAGAGGATCTACTTTGGAGTCAGAGTAATCTGGAATGATTATATGGAGCTAAACTTCCGAAAATCTTTGACCCGGGAACAGGAGTTGGCAGCAAACAAGGAGGAAGGAGGCACAGAAAACACTACCCATGAAGAAGTGCAAGAGCAGCAGCGCTTTGGGCAAAAAGAATTGATTTATGAGTACTTGGTAGGAATTGGAAGTGGAGTGGCAGTGGGTGTCCTGGTGAGCGTGGCTCTCTGCTACCTAAAGAAGATTTTGAGAAGACGAGCTGTGAGGAAACAAGCTGAGGTCTAA
- the RBBP5 gene encoding retinoblastoma-binding protein 5 isoform X6 produces MNLELLESFGQNYPEEADGTLDCISMALTCTFNRWGTLLAVGCNDGRIVIWDFLTRGIAKIISAHIHPVCSLCWSRDGHKLVSASTDNIVSQWDVLSGDCDQRFRFPSPILKVQYHPRDQNRVLVCPMKSAPVMLTLSDSKHVVLPVDDDSDLNVVASFDRRGEYIYTGNAKGKILVLKTETQDLVASFRVTTGTSNTTAIKSIEFARKGSCFLINTADRIIRVYDGREILTCGRDGEPEPMQKLQDLVNRTPWKKCCFSGDGEYIVAGSARQHALYIWEKSIGNLVKILHGTRGELLLDVAWHPVRPIIASISSGVVSIWAQNQVENWSAFAPDFKELDENVEYEERESEFDIEDEDKSEPEQTGADAAEDEEVDVTSVDPIAAFCSSDEELEDSKALLYLPIAPEVEDPEENPYGPPPDAVQSSLADEGLGSEKKRQSSSDGPQAPKKKPKTTNIELQGVPNDEVHPLLGVKGDGKSKKKQAGRPKGSKGGAISELL; encoded by the exons ATGAACCTGGAGCTGCTCG AGTCTTTCGGCCAGAACTACCCCGAG GAGGCTGACGGGACGCTGGACTGCATCAGCATGGCGCTCACCTGCACCTTCAACCGGTGGGGGACGCTGCTGGCCGTGGGCTGCAACGACGGGCGTATCGTCATCTGGGATTTCCTGACCAGGGGCATCGCTAAGATCATCAGCGCCCACATCCACCCTGTCTGCTCCCTCTG CTGGAGTCGAGATGGTCACAAACTGGTGAGTGCATCGACCGATAACATTGTGTCGCAGTGGGATGTGCTCTCTGGAGACTGTGACCAGAGGTTTCGATTTCCTTCGCCTATCTTGAAAGTTCAGTACCACCCTCGAGACCA aaacagagttttggtttgtCCCATGAAGTCAGCGCCAGTGATGCTAACATTGTCAGACTCCAAACACGTTGTCCTGCCTGTGGATGATGACTCTGATCTCAATGTCGTGGCCTCCTTTGACAGACGAGGGGAATACATTTATACGGGCAATGCCAAGGGGAAG ATCTTGGTCTTAAAAACAGAGACTCAGGATCTTGTTGCATCCTTCAGAGTGACAACTGGAACCAGTAACACTACAGCTATTAAATCGATTGAGTTTGCGCGGAAGGGAAG ctgctttttaatAAACACAGCTGACCGGATAATCAGGGTGTACGATGGCCGTGAAATTCTGACTTGTGGACGGGATGGGGAACCGGAACCCATGCAGAAGCTGCAGGATTTAGTGAACAG GACACCGTGGAAGAAGTGCTGCTTCTCTGGTGACGGTGAATACATAGTGGCAGGATCAGCGCGACAGCATGCCCTGTACATATGGGAGAAGAGTATTGGAAACCTAGTGAAAATCCTCCACGGCACCAGAGGAGAGCTGCTCTTGGATGTAGCA TGGCATCCAGTCCGACCGATCATAGCTTCTATCTCGAGTGGTGTGGTGTCAATATGGGCTCAGAATCAAGTG GAAAACTGGAGTGCCTTTGCGCCTGACTTCAAAGAGCTGGATGAAAATGTAGAATATGAAGAGAGGGAGTCAGAGTTTGACATTGAAGACGAAGATAAGAGTGAACCAGAACAGACAG GTGCCGATGctgcagaagatgaagaagTGGATGTAACCAGCGTGGATCCCATCGCAGCCTTCTGTAGCAG TGATGAAGAACTGGAGGACTCCAAGGCTCTGCTTTACTTGCCCATTGCTCCTGAAGTTGAAGATCCAGAAGAAAACCCCTATGGACCTCCGCCAGATGCAGTTCAGAGTTCTTTAGCTGATGAGGGTCTAGGCTCTGAGAAGAAGAGGCAGTCCTCCTCTGATGGACCTCAGGCTCCGAAGAAGAAACCCAAAACCACCAACATCGAACTACAAGGAGTACCTAATGATG AAGTCCATCCGCTGCTGGGTGTGAAGGGAGATGGTAAATCCAAGAAGAAGCAAGCAGGCAGGCCTAAAGGATCAAAAG GTGGTGCAATCTCAGAATTGCTATGA
- the RBBP5 gene encoding retinoblastoma-binding protein 5 isoform X4: MNLELLESFGQNYPEEADGTLDCISMALTCTFNRWGTLLAVGCNDGRIVIWDFLTRGIAKIISAHIHPVCSLCWSRDGHKLVSASTDNIVSQWDVLSGDCDQRFRFPSPILKVQYHPRDQNRVLVCPMKSAPVMLTLSDSKHVVLPVDDDSDLNVVASFDRRGEYIYTGNAKGKILVLKTETQDLVASFRVTTGTSNTTAIKSIEFARKGSCFLINTADRIIRVYDGREILTCGRDGEPEPMQKLQDLVNRTPWKKCCFSGDGEYIVAGSARQHALYIWEKSIGNLVKILHGTRGELLLDVAWHPVRPIIASISSGVVSIWAQNQVENWSAFAPDFKELDENVEYEERESEFDIEDEDKSEPEQTGADAAEDEEVDVTSVDPIAAFCSSDEELEDSKALLYLPIAPEVEDPEENPYGPPPDAVQSSLADEGLGSEKKRQSSSDGPQAPKKKPKTTNIELQGVPNDEVHPLLGVKGDGKSKKKQAGRPKGSKGWTHGSAGTCTLRRGFGAPQDSRWHGWSSAVCQVRHGEGHSSGDG, translated from the exons ATGAACCTGGAGCTGCTCG AGTCTTTCGGCCAGAACTACCCCGAG GAGGCTGACGGGACGCTGGACTGCATCAGCATGGCGCTCACCTGCACCTTCAACCGGTGGGGGACGCTGCTGGCCGTGGGCTGCAACGACGGGCGTATCGTCATCTGGGATTTCCTGACCAGGGGCATCGCTAAGATCATCAGCGCCCACATCCACCCTGTCTGCTCCCTCTG CTGGAGTCGAGATGGTCACAAACTGGTGAGTGCATCGACCGATAACATTGTGTCGCAGTGGGATGTGCTCTCTGGAGACTGTGACCAGAGGTTTCGATTTCCTTCGCCTATCTTGAAAGTTCAGTACCACCCTCGAGACCA aaacagagttttggtttgtCCCATGAAGTCAGCGCCAGTGATGCTAACATTGTCAGACTCCAAACACGTTGTCCTGCCTGTGGATGATGACTCTGATCTCAATGTCGTGGCCTCCTTTGACAGACGAGGGGAATACATTTATACGGGCAATGCCAAGGGGAAG ATCTTGGTCTTAAAAACAGAGACTCAGGATCTTGTTGCATCCTTCAGAGTGACAACTGGAACCAGTAACACTACAGCTATTAAATCGATTGAGTTTGCGCGGAAGGGAAG ctgctttttaatAAACACAGCTGACCGGATAATCAGGGTGTACGATGGCCGTGAAATTCTGACTTGTGGACGGGATGGGGAACCGGAACCCATGCAGAAGCTGCAGGATTTAGTGAACAG GACACCGTGGAAGAAGTGCTGCTTCTCTGGTGACGGTGAATACATAGTGGCAGGATCAGCGCGACAGCATGCCCTGTACATATGGGAGAAGAGTATTGGAAACCTAGTGAAAATCCTCCACGGCACCAGAGGAGAGCTGCTCTTGGATGTAGCA TGGCATCCAGTCCGACCGATCATAGCTTCTATCTCGAGTGGTGTGGTGTCAATATGGGCTCAGAATCAAGTG GAAAACTGGAGTGCCTTTGCGCCTGACTTCAAAGAGCTGGATGAAAATGTAGAATATGAAGAGAGGGAGTCAGAGTTTGACATTGAAGACGAAGATAAGAGTGAACCAGAACAGACAG GTGCCGATGctgcagaagatgaagaagTGGATGTAACCAGCGTGGATCCCATCGCAGCCTTCTGTAGCAG TGATGAAGAACTGGAGGACTCCAAGGCTCTGCTTTACTTGCCCATTGCTCCTGAAGTTGAAGATCCAGAAGAAAACCCCTATGGACCTCCGCCAGATGCAGTTCAGAGTTCTTTAGCTGATGAGGGTCTAGGCTCTGAGAAGAAGAGGCAGTCCTCCTCTGATGGACCTCAGGCTCCGAAGAAGAAACCCAAAACCACCAACATCGAACTACAAGGAGTACCTAATGATG AAGTCCATCCGCTGCTGGGTGTGAAGGGAGATGGTAAATCCAAGAAGAAGCAAGCAGGCAGGCCTAAAGGATCAAAAG